In the Kribbella sp. NBC_00482 genome, one interval contains:
- a CDS encoding carbohydrate ABC transporter permease, which translates to MTATTNAPPARKRSHGDSTAPPGKRRNLGDLKVAMIFIAPATLGFVVFYIWPTLRGAYLSFTEYSLLSAPKFNGLANYERMVQDSFFWNALGVTVEYVVINIGVQTVLAVGIAMLMYRLTKSITVRAIILAPYLVANVVVALVWYWMLDVQVGVVQTFLGWVGIDPVAFFGDSHWAIPTVAGINVWRHMGYTALLVFAGLQTIPKYVYEAAEVDGSTEWKTFWRITLPLLRPVLVMVLVVTMIGSFQIFDTVAVTTQGGPINATRVIYYYIYERAFTRFDFGYASAMALVLFAILAVVSLLQLRLLRAKESDLA; encoded by the coding sequence GTGACCGCCACCACCAACGCACCACCTGCCAGGAAACGAAGTCACGGGGACTCCACGGCACCACCGGGGAAACGGCGAAACCTCGGGGACCTGAAGGTCGCGATGATCTTCATCGCCCCGGCCACCCTCGGGTTCGTCGTGTTCTACATCTGGCCGACGCTGCGCGGCGCGTACCTGAGCTTCACCGAGTACAGCCTGCTCTCGGCGCCGAAGTTCAACGGGCTGGCCAACTACGAGCGGATGGTCCAGGACAGCTTCTTCTGGAACGCGCTCGGGGTCACGGTCGAGTACGTCGTGATCAACATCGGGGTGCAGACCGTACTGGCGGTCGGGATCGCGATGCTGATGTACCGGTTGACGAAGTCGATCACGGTCCGCGCGATCATCCTCGCGCCGTACCTGGTCGCGAACGTCGTCGTCGCGCTGGTCTGGTACTGGATGCTCGACGTGCAGGTCGGCGTCGTGCAAACGTTCCTGGGCTGGGTCGGGATCGACCCGGTGGCGTTCTTCGGCGACTCGCACTGGGCGATCCCGACGGTCGCGGGGATCAACGTCTGGCGGCACATGGGGTACACCGCTCTCTTGGTCTTTGCGGGACTCCAGACGATCCCGAAGTACGTCTACGAGGCCGCCGAGGTGGACGGGTCGACCGAGTGGAAGACGTTCTGGCGGATCACGCTGCCGCTGCTGCGGCCTGTTCTGGTGATGGTCCTGGTGGTCACCATGATCGGGTCGTTCCAGATCTTCGACACGGTCGCCGTGACCACGCAGGGCGGTCCGATCAACGCGACCCGGGTCATCTACTACTACATCTACGAACGAGCGTTCACCCGGTTCGACTTCGGGTACGCGTCGGCGATGGCGCTGGTGCTGTTCGCGATCCTGGCGGTCGTGTCGCTGCTCCAGCTGCGGCTGCTGCGGGCGAAGGAGAGTGATCTCGCATGA
- a CDS encoding nucleotidyltransferase domain-containing protein, protein MTRDMRQLDYTELRTIMGEQPYPLLFATVSGAHLYGFPSRDSDVDLRGVHVLPAAEVVGLRHGPETLDRTWFENEAEVDLVTHDLAKFARLMLRRNGYVLEQVLSPLVVLSTPEHAELVALAKGCITKWHAHHYRGFARTQWEFFEKKRELKPLLYTFRVLLTGINLMRTGVVQADLRELPGGPAYLPELMAAKAEAEHAPLEGPAFERLAADVRELQNVLDEAEAVSDLPDRPSAEAGLHELLLKARLSH, encoded by the coding sequence ATGACGCGTGACATGCGCCAACTCGACTACACCGAGCTGCGAACCATCATGGGGGAGCAGCCGTACCCGTTGCTCTTCGCAACAGTCTCCGGCGCGCACCTGTACGGCTTCCCGTCCCGCGACTCCGACGTCGACCTGCGCGGCGTACACGTCCTGCCGGCCGCCGAGGTGGTTGGACTGCGTCACGGACCGGAGACTCTCGATCGCACCTGGTTCGAGAACGAGGCCGAGGTCGATCTGGTCACTCACGACCTGGCCAAGTTCGCCCGCCTGATGCTCCGCCGCAACGGCTACGTCCTCGAGCAGGTCCTGTCACCCCTCGTCGTCCTCAGTACGCCGGAACACGCGGAGCTCGTCGCGCTCGCCAAGGGCTGCATCACCAAGTGGCACGCGCACCACTACCGCGGGTTCGCGCGCACCCAGTGGGAGTTCTTCGAGAAGAAGCGTGAGCTGAAGCCGCTGCTGTACACGTTCCGGGTGCTGCTGACCGGTATCAATCTGATGCGGACCGGTGTGGTTCAGGCGGATCTGCGCGAGCTCCCGGGCGGGCCGGCGTACCTGCCCGAGTTGATGGCGGCGAAGGCTGAGGCTGAGCATGCGCCGCTCGAAGGGCCGGCCTTCGAGCGGCTTGCCGCGGACGTACGTGAACTACAGAACGTGCTGGACGAGGCGGAGGCAGTGAGTGACCTGCCGGACCGGCCGTCCGCTGAGGCTGGACTGCACGAGCTGCTCCTCAAGGCCCGGCTCAGTCACTGA
- a CDS encoding helix-turn-helix domain-containing protein — translation MLRYVEEPEKVRLALSPIRRRLLELLREPSSATQLAATLDLPRQRVNYHLRELEKAGLVELVEERRRRGFTERILRASADLIVDPGVMGRAFTQIQDQYAAEHLVEVAAGTVRDVARMQTAADADGKRLLTFTLETEVRFAEPGDVHRFTDALTAAMQQVVEQFDSEDGRPYRLIAGGHPAPRRTEGET, via the coding sequence ATGCTGCGGTACGTCGAGGAGCCCGAGAAGGTGCGGTTGGCGTTGTCGCCGATCCGGCGGCGGCTGCTCGAGTTGTTGCGGGAGCCGTCGTCGGCGACCCAGCTCGCCGCGACGCTCGACCTGCCGCGGCAGCGGGTGAACTACCACCTGCGCGAGCTGGAGAAGGCCGGCCTGGTCGAGCTCGTCGAGGAGCGGCGGCGGCGCGGGTTCACCGAGCGGATCCTGCGCGCGTCGGCCGATCTGATCGTCGATCCGGGCGTCATGGGCCGTGCGTTCACCCAGATCCAGGACCAGTACGCCGCCGAGCACCTGGTCGAGGTCGCCGCGGGGACGGTGCGGGACGTGGCGCGGATGCAGACCGCGGCCGACGCGGACGGGAAGCGGCTGCTGACCTTCACGCTCGAGACCGAGGTGCGGTTCGCGGAGCCGGGCGACGTTCACCGGTTCACCGACGCGTTGACCGCCGCGATGCAGCAGGTGGTCGAGCAGTTCGACAGCGAGGACGGGCGGCCGTATCGGCTGATCGCGGGCGGCCACCCGGCACCCCGCCGTACCGAAGGAGAGACATGA
- a CDS encoding nucleotidyltransferase domain-containing protein, with protein sequence MAVHGPQLPVGTQVVVRVAAPDDRGGTAQRGATGRVAGVTADGRYTVRLVDGRQTVARRDQLSLRTAYQDEAIELDQPDGDRLVREHTIYAAVVGSRAFGLDTDDSDTDTRGVYVAPTEAFWSLAKPPTHVDGPEPEWFSWEIERFCELALKSNPNLLEVLHSPLVVQQAPLGEELVGLRTAFLSQLAYQTYSGYVLSQFKKLETDFRRDGTPKWKHVMHLIRLLLAARELLLEATLVVDVGPHRERLLAIKRGDLPWDEVERWRLTLHEDLDKALQRTVLPATPDVPTVDAWLRSVRKRSLDDA encoded by the coding sequence GTGGCAGTTCACGGTCCGCAGTTGCCGGTTGGTACGCAGGTGGTGGTGCGGGTCGCGGCGCCCGACGATCGAGGCGGTACGGCGCAGCGCGGGGCGACCGGGCGGGTCGCCGGCGTGACCGCGGACGGCCGCTACACGGTCCGCCTCGTGGACGGTCGCCAAACCGTGGCCCGGCGCGATCAGCTCAGCCTGCGTACGGCGTACCAGGACGAGGCGATCGAACTCGATCAGCCCGACGGCGACCGGCTGGTGCGCGAGCACACGATCTACGCCGCGGTCGTCGGGTCGCGCGCCTTCGGGCTGGACACCGACGACTCGGACACTGATACGCGCGGTGTGTACGTCGCCCCGACCGAAGCGTTCTGGTCGCTCGCGAAGCCGCCGACGCACGTCGACGGACCAGAGCCGGAATGGTTCTCGTGGGAGATCGAGCGGTTCTGCGAACTCGCGCTGAAGTCCAACCCGAACCTCCTAGAGGTCCTGCACTCACCCCTCGTCGTCCAACAGGCGCCCCTCGGTGAGGAACTCGTCGGCCTCCGTACGGCGTTCCTGTCCCAACTCGCCTACCAGACCTACTCGGGCTACGTGCTCAGCCAGTTCAAGAAGCTCGAAACGGACTTTCGCCGCGACGGTACGCCGAAGTGGAAGCACGTCATGCACCTGATCCGCCTGCTACTCGCGGCCCGCGAGCTGTTACTCGAAGCAACCCTCGTAGTCGATGTCGGCCCACACCGCGAACGCCTCCTCGCCATCAAACGCGGTGACCTCCCGTGGGACGAGGTAGAACGCTGGCGCCTGACCCTCCACGAGGACCTGGACAAGGCCCTGCAACGCACAGTCCTCCCAGCAACCCCAGACGTCCCCACCGTCGACGCATGGCTGCGGTCCGTACGCAAGAGGAGCCTCGATGACGCGTGA
- a CDS encoding alpha-galactosidase, which yields MSNIEILQLRAGGVSLVLDCSGPALPSVLHWGADLGELTENALLELRRGVGAVQEGNGLDENRPIAIVPEYSAGWFGLPGLNGHRDGQDFSASFTLNSVARTDNTVQIDATDTEAGLALRLAVELTDSGLVRTKADLTNTGATPYTVDGLHLALPVPTEATELLDLTGRHIGERHPQRHAFTQGAHIRDNRRGRTGADATLLLMAGTEGFGFRAGEVWAVHTAWSGNHRSYAERGMSGYGVIGGGELLLPGEGRLAPAGTYSTPWIYGSYGVGLDQVSHRFHDFLRARSNHPQTERPVVLNTWEAVYFNLDLDKLKALADAAAEVGAERFVLDDGWFRGRRDDHAGLGDWYVDEGIWPKGLHPLVEHVKGLGLQFGLWVEPEMVNPDSDLAREHPDWILATGDRMPPTARHQQGLNLGVPAAYDYILERLDSILSEYDIAYLKWDHNRDFVDGGNQHTGTAGIHEQTLAVYRLIDELKRRHPGLEIESCSSGGARVDLGILERTDRIWGSDSNDALERQTIQRYTQLLLPPELIGCHVGPPRAHTTGRTQTLSFRAITALFGHFGIEWDIASASPEERQELKGWVALHKELRPLLHTGTVVRADRGPEDVLVHGVVAKDGSRGVFSVVQVAQSVTSAVGRVRLPGLDPQRTYRISKVATPGPVSRSTAWSADGGSVELNGAALASVGVLMPAQWPENAILLDVTEVG from the coding sequence GTGTCGAACATCGAGATTCTGCAGCTCCGCGCCGGTGGTGTCAGCCTGGTGCTCGACTGCTCCGGTCCGGCCCTTCCGTCCGTCCTGCACTGGGGTGCGGATCTGGGTGAACTGACGGAGAACGCTCTGCTGGAACTGCGCCGCGGCGTGGGTGCGGTCCAGGAAGGCAACGGCCTGGACGAGAACCGTCCGATCGCGATCGTGCCCGAGTACTCGGCCGGCTGGTTCGGCCTCCCCGGCCTGAACGGGCACCGCGACGGCCAGGACTTCTCGGCGAGCTTCACCCTGAACAGCGTCGCCCGCACCGACAACACCGTGCAGATCGACGCCACAGACACCGAGGCCGGGCTCGCGCTCAGGCTGGCGGTCGAGCTCACGGACTCAGGTCTCGTGCGGACCAAGGCCGACCTGACCAACACCGGCGCAACGCCGTACACGGTCGACGGCCTGCACCTCGCACTGCCCGTGCCGACCGAGGCGACCGAGCTGCTCGACCTGACCGGCCGGCACATCGGTGAGCGGCACCCGCAGCGGCACGCGTTCACGCAGGGCGCCCACATCCGCGACAACCGCCGTGGCCGCACCGGCGCCGACGCCACGCTGTTGCTGATGGCAGGCACCGAAGGCTTCGGCTTCCGCGCCGGCGAGGTCTGGGCCGTGCACACCGCCTGGAGCGGCAACCACCGCTCGTACGCCGAGCGCGGCATGAGCGGGTACGGCGTGATCGGCGGTGGCGAACTGCTGCTCCCGGGCGAAGGTCGCCTCGCGCCCGCAGGCACCTACAGCACCCCGTGGATCTACGGCTCGTACGGCGTCGGCCTCGACCAGGTCTCGCACCGCTTCCACGACTTCCTGCGCGCGCGTTCCAACCACCCGCAGACCGAGCGTCCCGTCGTACTGAACACCTGGGAGGCCGTGTACTTCAACCTCGATCTCGACAAGCTGAAGGCGCTCGCGGACGCGGCCGCCGAGGTCGGGGCCGAACGGTTCGTGCTGGACGACGGCTGGTTCCGCGGCCGCCGCGACGACCACGCCGGCCTCGGTGACTGGTACGTCGACGAGGGCATCTGGCCGAAGGGCCTGCACCCGCTGGTCGAGCACGTGAAGGGCCTCGGCCTGCAGTTCGGGCTGTGGGTCGAGCCGGAGATGGTGAACCCGGACTCGGATCTGGCCCGCGAGCACCCGGACTGGATCCTCGCGACCGGCGACCGGATGCCGCCGACCGCGCGCCACCAGCAGGGCCTGAACCTCGGCGTCCCGGCGGCGTACGACTACATCCTCGAGCGGCTGGACAGCATCCTCAGCGAGTACGACATCGCGTACCTGAAGTGGGACCACAACCGCGACTTCGTCGACGGCGGCAACCAGCACACGGGTACGGCGGGCATTCACGAGCAGACCCTGGCCGTGTACCGGCTGATCGACGAACTGAAGCGCCGGCACCCGGGGCTCGAGATCGAGTCCTGCTCGTCCGGCGGCGCCCGCGTCGACCTCGGCATCCTGGAGCGCACCGACCGGATCTGGGGCAGCGACAGCAATGACGCGCTCGAGCGGCAGACCATCCAGCGCTACACGCAGCTCCTGCTGCCGCCGGAGCTGATCGGCTGCCACGTCGGCCCGCCGCGGGCGCACACCACCGGCCGCACGCAGACGCTGTCGTTCCGCGCGATCACCGCGCTGTTCGGCCACTTCGGCATCGAGTGGGACATCGCGTCGGCCAGCCCCGAGGAACGCCAGGAACTCAAAGGCTGGGTCGCCCTGCACAAGGAACTGCGGCCGCTGCTGCACACCGGGACTGTCGTCCGCGCAGACCGCGGGCCGGAGGACGTGCTCGTCCACGGCGTCGTGGCCAAGGACGGTTCCCGCGGCGTGTTCAGCGTCGTACAGGTCGCGCAGTCGGTGACCTCGGCCGTCGGCCGGGTGCGGCTGCCCGGACTGGACCCGCAGCGGACGTACCGGATCAGCAAGGTCGCGACGCCCGGACCGGTGTCGCGGTCCACGGCGTGGTCGGCCGACGGCGGAAGCGTGGAGCTGAACGGCGCCGCCCTCGCGTCGGTCGGTGTGCTGATGCCCGCGCAGTGGCCGGAGAACGCGATCTTGCTGGACGTGACTGAGGTCGGATAA
- a CDS encoding pentapeptide repeat-containing protein: MRVGRLTVWVVPVLALAVLAGASAWLGAIGGAVALGLMVAVGAGLILRAGVDPAKGIKAPVSESKAGSPAQGDPSEPAGSLLSGADLTGADLTGADLRGLDLRNVKLNRAILRDADLRGARLSQEPDK; this comes from the coding sequence ATGCGAGTGGGGCGGCTGACGGTGTGGGTGGTGCCTGTGCTGGCTCTCGCCGTTCTTGCCGGTGCCAGTGCCTGGCTGGGCGCCATTGGTGGCGCTGTCGCGCTTGGACTCATGGTGGCGGTAGGCGCTGGCCTGATCCTTCGCGCAGGAGTCGATCCGGCGAAGGGCATCAAGGCCCCGGTGTCCGAGTCGAAGGCTGGCTCCCCCGCGCAGGGCGACCCGTCTGAGCCGGCCGGATCACTGCTGAGCGGCGCGGATCTCACCGGAGCGGATCTCACCGGTGCCGACCTTCGCGGGCTGGATCTGAGAAACGTCAAGCTCAATCGGGCGATCCTTCGTGACGCCGATTTGCGCGGGGCTCGGCTGTCGCAAGAGCCTGACAAGTGA
- a CDS encoding SRPBCC family protein → MNDDRPQIVVTVAAPVQAVWEALRDKDKIRHWHGWEYEGTSGGLEEEIDLIYFTEAAEDGATLTLGGGDRFVVEPVDGGSRITLTRAPHGANPDWEAYYDDVTEGWTTFLNQLRFALEHHPGEARRTLFYAGSGASPLAGELGVDVRSAGTPYELDMIGEQAKGQVWYTSEHQIGLTVDAWGNGLLVLSHIPPGGSKPNGAAMAILSLYGDIDRDAIDHRWKAWWESRYDSSGDWGAPE, encoded by the coding sequence ATGAACGACGACAGACCCCAGATCGTGGTGACCGTGGCAGCGCCGGTGCAGGCGGTCTGGGAGGCGCTGCGGGACAAGGACAAGATCCGGCACTGGCACGGCTGGGAGTACGAGGGCACCTCGGGCGGGCTGGAGGAGGAGATCGACCTCATCTACTTCACCGAGGCCGCCGAGGACGGTGCGACGCTGACGCTGGGCGGCGGCGACCGGTTCGTGGTCGAGCCGGTCGACGGCGGGTCGCGGATCACGCTGACCCGGGCACCGCACGGCGCCAACCCCGACTGGGAGGCGTACTACGACGACGTCACCGAGGGCTGGACCACCTTCCTGAATCAGCTGCGTTTCGCACTGGAGCACCATCCGGGCGAGGCCCGGCGGACCTTGTTCTACGCAGGCAGCGGTGCGAGCCCACTGGCCGGCGAGCTGGGGGTCGACGTGCGGTCCGCTGGTACGCCGTACGAACTCGACATGATCGGCGAACAGGCCAAGGGTCAGGTCTGGTACACGTCCGAGCACCAGATCGGCCTCACAGTAGATGCCTGGGGCAACGGTCTGCTCGTGCTCAGCCACATCCCGCCGGGCGGGTCGAAGCCGAACGGCGCGGCGATGGCGATCCTGTCCCTGTACGGCGATATCGACCGCGACGCCATCGACCACCGCTGGAAGGCCTGGTGGGAATCGCGCTACGACTCGTCCGGCGATTGGGGCGCGCCGGAGTGA
- a CDS encoding FHA domain-containing protein yields the protein METEFVLSLGEQQWTLAAGTDTISIGRASNADIRLQADDQISRIHARLNRDGDSWTLHDESRNGTGLNGRRITAPTPLTTGDRIHIGRSVLTFTESATPSPADAPAQASAPEAPYAAPTPVPQNEPTPVTPPAPNQLPQPDQPPAASPFAQPDQPAAADPPAQPDQPPALTPSAQPDQAPAASPFAQPDQAPAASPFAQQEQVPGGSPFAQGEQVRDDGPFAQADQPAAASSFAEHAPGDSPFAVGEQEPAGGPLVRDEQSPGDPYGAEAGRGYGAAGVVPGFEVGDGGTWAAYPSADNPERVRSPSEISAQIDQSEHNWNASAGWPDPTAAAVDQRAGGDRRAVGRDRRAAGGDRRAANADRRPAEAGQQRSGAGDRLPGADQSSGAERSTADDAVGAVRLSRVLIAAGAVIVLGIVVNLVVTFLADGPGGVLRWLVPPGIALVVAMVLALADAALPKDHRPGRLNVPVLVAVAVVLVGVGVGGFALTAGAEYAGGYLTGNETGEDRLIKPVTKPGTGVTMTVENVTYTSHFTRVEVKLINTAKEAITVPIDGTTFTAADGTALRADPGRSAWPSRIAAGGTEHGTLTFKGHLPDSATAAVLTFKSGSTSFAISKIALSN from the coding sequence GTGGAAACCGAATTCGTGCTGTCGCTCGGCGAACAGCAGTGGACGCTGGCGGCCGGGACCGACACGATCAGCATCGGCCGCGCCTCGAACGCGGACATCCGGCTGCAGGCGGACGACCAGATCTCCCGCATCCACGCCCGCTTGAACCGCGACGGCGACTCCTGGACCCTCCACGACGAGTCCCGCAACGGCACCGGCCTCAACGGCCGCCGCATCACCGCCCCCACCCCCCTCACCACCGGCGACCGAATCCACATCGGCCGCTCGGTCCTCACCTTCACCGAATCCGCCACCCCCAGCCCCGCAGACGCACCCGCCCAGGCCAGCGCCCCCGAGGCGCCGTACGCCGCCCCCACACCGGTCCCCCAGAACGAACCAACCCCCGTCACCCCACCCGCCCCCAACCAACTCCCCCAGCCAGACCAACCACCCGCCGCGAGCCCGTTCGCACAACCAGACCAGCCAGCCGCCGCCGACCCGCCCGCGCAACCAGACCAACCGCCCGCTCTAACCCCGTCCGCACAGCCAGACCAAGCGCCCGCCGCGAGCCCGTTCGCGCAGCCAGACCAAGCGCCTGCTGCGAGCCCGTTCGCGCAACAAGAGCAGGTGCCCGGTGGGAGCCCGTTCGCGCAGGGTGAGCAGGTGCGTGATGACGGGCCGTTCGCGCAGGCGGACCAGCCAGCCGCTGCCAGCTCGTTCGCAGAGCACGCACCTGGCGACAGCCCCTTCGCGGTGGGCGAGCAGGAGCCTGCTGGTGGTCCGTTGGTGCGGGATGAGCAGTCACCTGGTGATCCGTACGGGGCCGAGGCGGGTCGTGGGTATGGGGCTGCGGGGGTGGTTCCTGGGTTCGAGGTGGGAGACGGCGGGACGTGGGCGGCTTATCCGTCGGCCGACAATCCGGAGCGGGTGCGGTCGCCGTCCGAGATCTCCGCGCAGATCGACCAGTCGGAACACAACTGGAACGCGTCCGCCGGCTGGCCCGACCCAACCGCGGCCGCCGTCGACCAACGGGCAGGCGGCGATCGGCGGGCCGTTGGGCGGGATCGTCGTGCGGCGGGTGGCGATCGGCGGGCGGCGAACGCGGATCGGCGTCCGGCGGAGGCGGGACAGCAACGGTCCGGCGCGGGTGACCGGCTCCCTGGGGCGGATCAGTCGTCCGGAGCGGAGCGCAGTACGGCCGATGACGCCGTGGGGGCGGTGCGGTTGTCGCGGGTGCTGATTGCGGCCGGTGCGGTGATCGTGCTCGGGATCGTCGTGAACCTGGTCGTCACATTCCTCGCCGACGGACCCGGTGGCGTGCTCAGGTGGTTGGTCCCGCCGGGCATCGCCCTCGTGGTGGCGATGGTCCTCGCGCTGGCTGATGCGGCGCTCCCGAAGGACCACCGGCCAGGCCGTCTCAACGTGCCGGTTCTCGTCGCGGTCGCCGTGGTGCTCGTCGGCGTCGGGGTCGGCGGGTTCGCGCTGACCGCGGGGGCGGAGTACGCCGGCGGCTATCTGACCGGCAACGAGACCGGTGAGGACCGCCTGATCAAACCGGTCACGAAGCCCGGCACCGGTGTCACGATGACCGTCGAGAACGTCACGTACACGAGCCATTTCACCCGCGTCGAGGTCAAGCTGATCAACACCGCCAAAGAAGCGATCACGGTCCCGATCGACGGTACGACGTTCACCGCCGCCGACGGCACCGCCCTGCGCGCCGACCCGGGCCGCAGCGCCTGGCCGAGCCGGATCGCGGCCGGCGGCACCGAACACGGCACGCTCACGTTCAAGGGTCACCTCCCGGACAGCGCCACCGCGGCCGTGCTCACGTTCAAGTCCGGCTCGACGAGCTTCGCCATCTCCAAGATCGCCCTCAGCAATTAA
- a CDS encoding M4 family metallopeptidase has protein sequence MVLFQRSRKVAVVLGVTSLAAAALAGLGTSAGAATSAAPPPRPSQAQSKAFAADSASSLVAGRPSALHASKDDKFTAKQVISEPSGLQYVPYERSYKGLPVVGGDFVVVTDAKGAVKYTSVGQTTAVPELSTTAKVTPAAAQKTARTQLKKVDSSTTPTLAVYALKGTPTLVWQSRVSGNNGHDPSSLSVYVDAQSGKVLGSKEHVMAGNGTAAYSGPSPVHLDTTLSGSTYSMKDPNTTNLSCQDAANNTTFSGPDDNWGNGTASNKETGCVDALFAAQTERHMLTDWLGRNGMDGNGGAWPIRVGLNDENAYYDGSQVQIGHNTAGGWIGSIDVLAHEMGHGIDDHTPGGISGSGTQEFVADTFGAATEYYSNQGASYDPPDFLVGEEVNLVGSGPIRNMYNPSALGDPNCYSSSIPGTEVHAAAGPGNHWFYLLSQGSNGSPASPTCNSSTVTGIGIQKAIRIMYNAMLMKTSSSSYLKYRTWTLTAAKNLYPGSCTEFNTVKAAWDAVSVPAQTADPTCSTSGGVTVTNPGNKTGTVGTAIASFTLAASGGTAPYTWSATGLPAGVTIGSSTGTVSGTPTASGTFNVTATAAASAGGSGSTSFTFTISGGTGNCSGQKLGNPGFETGTASPWTASAGVIDNTASQPAHGGTWKAWLDGYGRTHTDTLSQSVAIPAGCSATLSFYLHIDSAETTTSTQYDKLTVKAGSTTLATYSNLNKASGYSLKSFNVSSFAGQTVSISFTGTEDSSLQTSFVIDDTGLNLS, from the coding sequence ATGGTCTTGTTTCAGCGTTCCCGCAAAGTTGCTGTCGTTCTCGGGGTGACCAGCCTCGCTGCGGCAGCACTTGCCGGGCTCGGTACGTCGGCCGGTGCGGCGACGAGTGCGGCACCTCCGCCGCGGCCCTCACAGGCGCAGTCGAAGGCGTTCGCCGCCGACTCCGCCTCCTCACTCGTGGCGGGGCGGCCGAGCGCCCTGCACGCCTCGAAGGACGACAAGTTCACCGCGAAGCAGGTGATCTCGGAGCCGTCCGGTCTGCAGTACGTCCCGTACGAGCGTTCGTACAAGGGCCTCCCGGTCGTCGGTGGTGACTTCGTCGTGGTCACCGACGCGAAGGGTGCCGTGAAGTACACCTCGGTCGGCCAGACCACCGCCGTACCGGAGCTGTCGACGACCGCGAAGGTGACCCCCGCGGCCGCGCAGAAGACCGCCAGGACGCAGCTCAAGAAGGTCGACTCGTCGACCACGCCGACGCTCGCCGTCTACGCCCTGAAGGGCACCCCGACGCTCGTGTGGCAGTCGCGGGTCAGCGGCAACAACGGCCACGACCCGTCGAGCTTGTCGGTGTACGTCGACGCGCAGAGCGGCAAGGTGCTCGGTAGCAAGGAACACGTGATGGCCGGGAACGGTACGGCGGCGTACAGCGGCCCGAGCCCGGTGCACCTGGACACCACGCTGTCCGGCAGCACGTACTCGATGAAGGACCCCAACACCACCAACCTGTCCTGCCAGGACGCGGCGAACAACACCACGTTCTCCGGTCCGGACGACAACTGGGGCAACGGTACGGCGTCCAACAAGGAGACCGGTTGCGTCGACGCCCTGTTCGCGGCGCAGACCGAGCGGCACATGCTGACCGACTGGCTCGGCCGCAACGGCATGGACGGTAACGGCGGCGCCTGGCCGATCCGGGTCGGCCTGAACGACGAGAACGCGTATTACGACGGCTCGCAGGTGCAGATCGGCCACAACACGGCCGGCGGCTGGATCGGCTCGATCGACGTCCTGGCCCACGAGATGGGTCACGGGATCGACGACCACACGCCGGGCGGGATCTCCGGCAGCGGCACCCAGGAGTTCGTCGCCGACACGTTCGGCGCGGCCACGGAGTACTACAGCAACCAGGGTGCGTCGTACGACCCGCCGGACTTCCTGGTCGGTGAAGAGGTCAACCTGGTCGGCAGCGGGCCGATCCGGAACATGTACAACCCGTCGGCGCTCGGCGACCCGAACTGCTACTCGAGCTCGATCCCGGGCACCGAGGTGCACGCGGCGGCCGGTCCGGGCAACCACTGGTTCTACCTGCTGTCGCAGGGCAGCAACGGTTCGCCGGCGAGCCCGACCTGCAACAGCTCGACCGTGACCGGGATCGGCATCCAGAAGGCGATCCGGATCATGTACAACGCGATGCTGATGAAGACCAGCAGCAGCTCGTACCTGAAGTACCGGACCTGGACGCTGACCGCGGCCAAGAACCTGTACCCGGGCAGCTGCACCGAGTTCAACACCGTGAAGGCGGCCTGGGACGCGGTCAGCGTGCCGGCTCAGACTGCTGACCCGACCTGCTCCACGTCGGGTGGCGTGACGGTCACGAACCCGGGCAACAAGACCGGCACGGTCGGTACGGCGATCGCGTCGTTCACGCTCGCCGCGTCCGGCGGCACCGCGCCGTACACCTGGTCCGCGACCGGTCTGCCGGCCGGCGTCACCATCGGCTCGTCCACCGGCACCGTGTCCGGTACGCCGACCGCGAGCGGCACGTTCAACGTCACCGCGACGGCGGCCGCGAGCGCCGGCGGCTCGGGCAGCACGTCGTTCACCTTCACCATCAGCGGCGGCACCGGCAACTGCTCCGGCCAGAAGCTCGGCAACCCGGGCTTCGAGACCGGTACGGCGTCACCGTGGACGGCCTCGGCCGGGGTGATCGACAACACCGCCTCCCAGCCCGCGCACGGCGGCACCTGGAAGGCGTGGCTGGACGGCTACGGCCGGACGCACACCGACACGCTGAGCCAGTCGGTCGCGATCCCGGCCGGTTGCTCGGCAACGCTCTCCTTCTACCTGCACATCGATTCTGCGGAGACCACTACGTCGACGCAGTACGACAAGCTCACGGTGAAGGCGGGCTCGACCACGCTGGCGACGTACTCGAACCTGAACAAGGCGAGCGGCTACTCGCTCAAGTCGTTCAACGTCTCGTCGTTCGCCGGCCAGACGGTGTCGATCAGCTTCACCGGCACCGAGGACAGCTCGCTCCAGACCTCGTTCGTCATCGACGACACAGGCCTGAACCTGAGCTGA